A stretch of DNA from Streptococcus sp. NPS 308:
TTGACTTAACTCGTACTTGGGAAATTCTCGGAGAAATTACTGGGGACGCTGCTCCAGATGAACTCATCACCCAACTCTTTAGCCAATTCTGTTTAGGAAAATAAGAAATCCATGATCGTTCTAGCGGTCATGGATTTTATTGTCTTTATTAGTAATCTGGTCTTAAGACACCTGTTACAGTTGCCTTTGTGGCTTCGTAGTCGCCATCTACAACAACCTTGATAATGCGTTTGGCATCTTCTTCTGGTGCTGGAACTAGAGGTAATCGAGTTGGTCCAGCTTCAAATCCCATATAGTTCAGAACTGCCTTAACTGGAGCAGGACTTGGATAAGAGAAGAGGGCATTGACCTTAGGAATGAACTTGCGCTGAATAGCTGCGGCTTTCTTCATGTCGCTTTCTGCAATGGCAGTCAACATCTCGTGCATCTCATCTCCATTTGTATGGGAGGCAACAGAGATAACCCCATCTGCACCAAGGTTCATGGCATGGAAGGCATCACCATCCTCACCAGTATAAATCAAGAACTCTTCTGGCTTGTGCTCAATCAAATAAGCCATATTTGCCAAGCTGGTACATTCTTTAACACCGATGATATTTGGGTGGTCAGCCAAACGAAGCATGGTTTCAGGAGTTAATTCGACAACCACACGCCCTGGAATGTTATAAATGATAATCGGCAAATCTGAGGCATCAGCAATAGCCTTGAAATGCTGATACATGCCTTCTTGAGAAGGTTTGTTATAGTAAGGTACGATTGCAAGCCCAGCTGCAAAACCACCAAATTCTGCAACTTCTTTGACAAACTCGATCGAGTCACGTGTGTCATTGGTACCTACACCCGCAATCAAAGGAACACGTCCCTTGACAACCTTTTGTACAGCAGCAAAGAGTTGCAACTCTTCATCGTGGGTCAAGGTTGGACTTTCAGCAGTCGTTCCAGCCAGCAAAATCCCATCTGTATGGTGATCCAACAAATGCTCTATAAGGGCTGGAATGGCATCAAAGTTGATGGAGCCATCTTCATGGAAAGGAGTGATGAAGGCAGTAATGATTTTACATTCTTTTAGATCTTGGTAAGACATGAGAAACACCTCTCTATTTCAAAGAAGGAGTTCATTCGAACTCCTAAACCATTATTTCAATTCAAATTTCAGCTCAGCTGTTGGACGGACCAAACCACGCTCATGAAGCGTTTCTGCGATCTGTACAGAGTTCCAAGCAGCACCTTTGAGGAGGTTATCTGAAACAACCCACATGTGAATTCCTTTTTCAGCATCCAAGTCCTTACGGATACGACCGACAAAGGTATCACGTGAACCAACAGCATTGATAGCTTGAGGATAGATTTGATGCGCTACATCATCTTCAAGAACTGCACCTGGGAAGGATGAGATAGCTGCTTTCACTTCTTCGATTGGCGCAACTTCTTTTGTTTCGATGTAAACAGACTCAGAGTGAGCTGACAAGACTGGAATACGAACACATGTTGCAGACACTGCGATAGACTCATCTTCCATGATTTTCTTGGTTTCCTTGGTCATCTTCATCTCTTCGTAAGTGTAATCATTGTCTGTGAAGACATCGATCTGAGGAAGAGCATTGAAGGCGATTGGATAGTGTTTCTTATCACCACCTGAAGGCAAGATTTCCGCTTGCAAATCACGTGGATTGACACCGTCATTCAAGACTTCACGAAGTTCACGTTGTGTTTCAAGAATCGCTCCCATACCTGCACCTGAAACCGCTTGGTAAGTAGAAACGATGATACGGTCCAAGCCCCATTTTTGACGAACAGGCTCAAGAGCCACCATCATTTGGATTGTTGAACAGTTAGGGCAGGCAATGATTCCGTTGTGGGCATCAAGTGCATGAGCATTTACTTCTGGGACAACCAATGGTACATCTGGGTTTTGACGGAAGTAAGATGTGTTATCAACCACTACAGCACCAGCCTTAACTGCGTAGGGAGCATACTTAGCTGATGTCGAACCACCTGCTGAGAAGAGTGCAATATCAACACCCTCAAAAGCTGTTTCAGTTGTTTCCTCAATCGTAATGTCCTGGTCTTTAAATTTCAAAGTCTTACCAGCTGAACGTGCGGAAGCAAGGTAACGAATTTTATCGATTGGAAGTGTTGATTCTTCCAACATTTTTATCATCTGAGCTCCGACAGCACCTGTCGCGCCGACTACAGCAACTGTATATCCCATAAATAACCTCTTTCGGAATTTTCTAAAAATTTCTATAATAGATGTATTATACTACTTTTTCAAGAAATTGAAAAGCATTTTTAGACTATATTTTCTGAAAACTAAAAATCCCTAGTCATTGACTAGGGACTAAGAGGCATCTTCATGTGATGAGCAGGTTCACACAACTCATCAAGGTCCGCTCCTGCGTTATGACCTCCTTATGCTCAATAGCAGTCCGAAGACTACCTATCGACTCATCGCAGGTTTTATTCTACTATGCTTTGCTGACTTTGTCAAGGCTAATGCGGGGGAAATATAAAAAACTCTCGAATATCAAGAGTTTTCATGTCTATCTAATGCTAATTGCCGGGATTGAACCGGCGACCTCATCCTTACCATGGATGCGCTCTGCCAACTGAGCTAAATCAGCTTACCTAAAAAGTATACTATAGTTCTATGTTCTTGTCAAGCGCTCTCTTTTAAATTTCTGAAATGAAAAAAGCTAGATTTAGCAAGAATCTAGCTTATAAACTTCTTATTTTGTAAGGTCGATTCGCTGTCCCAGTTTTCCGATTAGGATTGCACCAACGATAAGCGATGCAAACTCTCCAATCCCTGTAGAAAACCAAGTAAAGAAGAATGGAGCTTCAGCAACGATATGAAGTTCAGCTGCAATGGTAATCATTGAAATGGAGAAGAGGATTGAAAAGAAGAAATGATCTTTTCGAATCAATCCGTTAAAGAGGTAATCTTTGCTGTATTTTGCAAAGAGCCATACACCTAGACTAAGGAAAACTAGAGTAGATCCCCCGCCGACAAAGACATCAATTATGCCAAAACTAAAGAAATTAGCAATCATACAACCAATCGTCACACCGATGATGTATTTAGGATTGTAAAAAGCCAAAAAATTCATCATCTCAGAAATGCGGAACTGGTAAGCACCGTAGCTAATAGCATTTAGTGGTGGGGTAATGGTCAAAACCACATAGATAGCAGCAACAATAGCAATATCTGCCATGTCACGAACAGTTAAATTTTTCATGTTTTCTCCTTTGGCGGTTTCCCGCGTAAAATATGCTTGGTGAAAGAAGCTAAGCACCAAGGGTTGAGTGAATCAACCTTACTAGTATAGCACATTAGCCAGCTTTATGCTATACTAAAATCATGAAAAAACGAATAAAAGCTTTCTTTAATAACGAAATACTCTCCTACCTATTTTTTGGTGGTGCTACGACTTTGGTTTCTATTGTATCACGTTTGGTTATTTACCATATCAGCCACCAGGAAATCCTCGCAACTGCCCTTGCAAATATTATCGGGATTCTCTTTGCCTTTCTCACAAATGATACAATCGTCTTTAAACAAGAGAGAAGAAATTGGCCGACTCGCCTGGCTAAGTTTTTCTTAGCTCGTCTCTCTACACTTGGTCTTGACGTTCTTTTAACTTATATCTTTGTTACAACCTTTCCTGACATTATTGGCCAGTTTGTCGAATTTAATATAGATAGAGTTAATACGATTGAAACTATCCTAGCACAAATTTTGATCATCATTTTAAACTATATTTTCAGTAAAATCTATATTTTTAAAGGGAACAACTGACCACTTTGAGCGTTCAAGTTGCTTTTTGTCACAATTTAGGATATAATAAATTAGAAAATTAGGAAAGGAATTTATGAAAATGTTAAAGGATCTTAAAGAATTCTTGCTTCGTGGTAATGTCGTTGACCTCGCTGTCGGTGTCATCATTGCCTCTGCATTTGGTGCTATCGTTACTTCATTTGTTAATGACATCATCACTCCACTTCTATTGAACCCAGCTTTGGAAGCTGCGAAAGTACAAAACATCGCTGAGCTTGCATGGAATGGTGTTACATATGGTAAATTCTTGAGTGCTATTATCAACTTTCTCGTTGTAGGTACTGTGCTTTTCTTCGTTATTAAAGCTATGGAAAAAGCGCAAAACCTTCGTAAGAAAGAGGAAGTGGTTGAGGAAGCACCTGCTGCTCCAACTGAACTTGAAGTTCTTCAAGAAATCAAAGCTCTTCTTGAGAAAAAATAAAACAGATAAAGGATTTAGCTTAAAGCTAAATCCTTTTTTCTTTACTCTTTTGGTAACTTCCCAGCTTTTTCGAGCATTTTCTTAATTAAGTAAGGCATCTTCACATTTTCACGGCCTTTTTTCTCAATGAGCTTTTTGACAAATTCTGGCATCTGAAGGTCGTCTGTCTCCTCCATAATGTCCTTGGTAGTTGCTGAAGGCGCTAACTCATCGAAGGTTTCTTCTTCTGGGAGAAAAGCTTTAAATTCCTTGTTTTCGTTGGCTCGTATAGTAGCAACTAAAGCGTCAATTAAACGGCTATCCGTATTGGGCATAGGTGGACGATGGTAGGTGACACCTATTTCTTGACACAACTCATAACATTCTACATCGTTGTCAAACAAGACTTCAATGTGCTCACTGATAAAACTAATCGGGACAAAAATATAATGCTCTGGATGTTGCTTTTGTTCTCGTAAATATTCTAAGACATCTGGCTTGATCCAAGGGATTCCAATATCGCTTTCGCTCTGCCAAGTATTGGTATACTGGTCGGCTTTTAGGCCGAGTTGTTCAGCGATTAGCTTGCTATTATCGAAAATCTGATCAATATAAGGATCTCCATAATCCAAGGCAAAAATGGGGACACTGTGGGCTGAAAAGATTACCTTGAAGGATTCTTCTCCTACCTGATTTCGTAAAATTTTGCTAATCTCATCTGTCCAGAAGTCCAGCAAAGGCTGTTGTTGATACCAGTCCTTAATAACTAAAAATCGGATTTGTTGGCTTTCCAAAAACTTTTCATACCCCATGACTGAGTAAAATGAATAATGAGGTTCCAAAATCAAACAGATACATTCTTCAACACCATCAGCTTCCATCTGCTTGATCACGTCTGTAATAAAGGGCCGAGAAAATTTGTTGGCAAAGTAGATCCCATACTCCTCACCCAATCGTTCTCTAACTAGAGCGACCTCTTCTCGCGTAATCCGCTGCAAGGGCGTCCCATCGATAAGGACATAGTTGTCATAGAGAGTCTGAATCTCGTGGTCTTGTGGTCTAACACCACGACGAATGTTTGTAAAAAATTCCGCTACTCCTTCAAAACTAATCTCCTCTGGAGATCCAAAGGTCATCATTAATATAGCTTTTTTCATGTTATCATCCTTATGTTATTATTTTCACTATCTATTCTATCATGAAAGAAAAAAATAGTAAACGCTTCCGACGT
This window harbors:
- a CDS encoding QueT transporter family protein codes for the protein MKNLTVRDMADIAIVAAIYVVLTITPPLNAISYGAYQFRISEMMNFLAFYNPKYIIGVTIGCMIANFFSFGIIDVFVGGGSTLVFLSLGVWLFAKYSKDYLFNGLIRKDHFFFSILFSISMITIAAELHIVAEAPFFFTWFSTGIGEFASLIVGAILIGKLGQRIDLTK
- the mscL gene encoding large conductance mechanosensitive channel protein MscL, producing the protein MLKDLKEFLLRGNVVDLAVGVIIASAFGAIVTSFVNDIITPLLLNPALEAAKVQNIAELAWNGVTYGKFLSAIINFLVVGTVLFFVIKAMEKAQNLRKKEEVVEEAPAAPTELEVLQEIKALLEKK
- the dapA gene encoding 4-hydroxy-tetrahydrodipicolinate synthase, translating into MSYQDLKECKIITAFITPFHEDGSINFDAIPALIEHLLDHHTDGILLAGTTAESPTLTHDEELQLFAAVQKVVKGRVPLIAGVGTNDTRDSIEFVKEVAEFGGFAAGLAIVPYYNKPSQEGMYQHFKAIADASDLPIIIYNIPGRVVVELTPETMLRLADHPNIIGVKECTSLANMAYLIEHKPEEFLIYTGEDGDAFHAMNLGADGVISVASHTNGDEMHEMLTAIAESDMKKAAAIQRKFIPKVNALFSYPSPAPVKAVLNYMGFEAGPTRLPLVPAPEEDAKRIIKVVVDGDYEATKATVTGVLRPDY
- a CDS encoding GtrA family protein, with amino-acid sequence MKKRIKAFFNNEILSYLFFGGATTLVSIVSRLVIYHISHQEILATALANIIGILFAFLTNDTIVFKQERRNWPTRLAKFFLARLSTLGLDVLLTYIFVTTFPDIIGQFVEFNIDRVNTIETILAQILIIILNYIFSKIYIFKGNN
- the hemH gene encoding ferrochelatase produces the protein MKKAILMMTFGSPEEISFEGVAEFFTNIRRGVRPQDHEIQTLYDNYVLIDGTPLQRITREEVALVRERLGEEYGIYFANKFSRPFITDVIKQMEADGVEECICLILEPHYSFYSVMGYEKFLESQQIRFLVIKDWYQQQPLLDFWTDEISKILRNQVGEESFKVIFSAHSVPIFALDYGDPYIDQIFDNSKLIAEQLGLKADQYTNTWQSESDIGIPWIKPDVLEYLREQKQHPEHYIFVPISFISEHIEVLFDNDVECYELCQEIGVTYHRPPMPNTDSRLIDALVATIRANENKEFKAFLPEEETFDELAPSATTKDIMEETDDLQMPEFVKKLIEKKGRENVKMPYLIKKMLEKAGKLPKE
- a CDS encoding aspartate-semialdehyde dehydrogenase; translated protein: MGYTVAVVGATGAVGAQMIKMLEESTLPIDKIRYLASARSAGKTLKFKDQDITIEETTETAFEGVDIALFSAGGSTSAKYAPYAVKAGAVVVDNTSYFRQNPDVPLVVPEVNAHALDAHNGIIACPNCSTIQMMVALEPVRQKWGLDRIIVSTYQAVSGAGMGAILETQRELREVLNDGVNPRDLQAEILPSGGDKKHYPIAFNALPQIDVFTDNDYTYEEMKMTKETKKIMEDESIAVSATCVRIPVLSAHSESVYIETKEVAPIEEVKAAISSFPGAVLEDDVAHQIYPQAINAVGSRDTFVGRIRKDLDAEKGIHMWVVSDNLLKGAAWNSVQIAETLHERGLVRPTAELKFELK